A portion of the Ricinus communis isolate WT05 ecotype wild-type chromosome 10, ASM1957865v1, whole genome shotgun sequence genome contains these proteins:
- the LOC8269795 gene encoding GATA transcription factor 15 yields the protein MDLDERKSSCGDDDKSKNDSKKSCTDCKTTKTPLWRAGPAGPKSLCNACGIRYRKTKRDILSFHKSPFKRRKRPNITAATPSSTSTATTSATTNEVRNSLKMRLIVVDQSMLFQRSKIVRKQRCQRRRKLGQEEQQAAFSLMALSCGSVFA from the exons ATGGATCTTGACGAAAGA AAATCATCGTGTGGAGATGATGACAAGAGTAAAAACGACTCCAAGAAAAGTTGTACTGATTGCAAGACTACCAAGACACCTTTATGGAGAGCTGGCCCTGCTGGCCCCAAg TCGCTCTGCAATGCTTGTGGAATCAGATACAGAAAGacaaaaagagatattttgaGCTTTCACAAGAGTCCAtttaagagaagaaaaagaccGAATATCACCGCCGCCACCCCATCTAGCACCAGCACTGCCACTACCTCAGCCACGACCAATGAAGTGAGGAATTCATTGAAGATGAGACTAATTGTGGTGGACCAGAGCATGCTGTTTCAAAGATCAAAAATAGTGAGGAAACAGAGGTGCCAAAGGAGAAGGAAGCTAGGGCAGGAGGAACAACAAGctgctttttctttaatggCTTTGTCCTGTGGCTCAGTATTTGCATGA
- the LOC8280237 gene encoding exonuclease DPD1, chloroplastic/mitochondrial, with protein MRIIPMCFSILQVPRCRLHTIANFWQESFHSSARKCGNKSSFRLLASKSDGLEGGYSRRWIRRPVSTKTEGTNKITQYDSKSTNIRHEILDETVSTSATLSISKTEISEYQNIRYCDIRREILENNDLAKLVTVIVFDLETTGFSREYERIIEIALQDLHGGENSTFQTLINPGRIVPNSHIHGITTHMVCKPHVPRMEDLIPILLQYIRSRQKPGGYVLLVAHNGRSFDVPFLINEFKRSGVDVPCNWLFMDTLPLARKWMKSKGLKISSSLQGLREAFGIKLEGSAHRAMSDVRLLAKLFQMLTFNLKTTLPSLVAESFTVSELINVKKKKN; from the exons ATGAGGATAATTCCTATGTGCTTCTCAATCTTGCAAGTTCCTAGATGCAGACTGCACACCATAGCTAATTTTTGGCAGGAAAGCTTCCACAGCTCGGCCAGGAAATGTGGAAACAAATCTAGCTTTAGGCTGCTTGCTTCCAAATCCGATGGGCTTGAAGGAGGATACAGTAGACGTTGGATTAGAAGACCTGTAAGTACAAAAACAGAAGGAACAAATAAAATCACCCAATATGATAGTAAATCAACCAATATCAGGCATGAAATTTTGGATGAAACAGTTTCAACTAGTGCCACCCTGAGTATAAGCAAAACTGAAATAAGTGAATACCAAAATATTCGATACTGTGATATCCGACGAGAGATTCTTGAGAATAATGACCTGGCCAAACTTGTGACAGTTATTGTCTTTGATCTTGAGACTACTGGATTTAGCAGAGAGTATGAGCGAATTATTGAGATTGCGCTACAAGATCTCCATGGAGGTGAAAACAGCACTTTTCAGACACTAATAAATCCTGGACGCATTGTTCCTAACTCACATATTCACGGCATCACGACCCATATGGTCTGCAAACCCCATGTTCCAAG GATGGAAGACCTGATACCTATATTATTGCAGTACATCAGAAGCCGTCAAAAACCTGGTGGCTATGTACTTTTAGTAGCTCACAACGGTCGTTCTTTTGATGTACCCTTTTTGATTAATGAATTCAAACGTTCTGGTGTTGATGTTCCTTGTAATTGGCTATTTATGGACACACTTCCTCTTGCACGCAAATGGATGAAATCTAAAg GACTGAAGATTTCTTCAAGTCTGCAAGGTCTGCGTGAGGCTTTTGGAATTAAGTTGGAAGGATCAGCTCACAGAGCCATGTCAGATGTGAGATTATTGGCAAAACTGTTTCAGATGTTGACTTTCAATCTGAAAACAACACTTCCTAGCTTAGTTGCCGAGTCTTTCACAGTCTCCGAATTAATTAAtgtaaagaagaagaagaattga